The genomic DNA TCGTCCGGCTGGTGGCGGATCAGACCGCTGTGGCGATCGAAAACGACGAACTGACGGTTGAACTGCGGAAGAAGGAAAGGCTCGATCGGGAGCTGGAAATCGGCGCAGAGATTCAGTATCAGCTTTTGCCGCGCCAGTGCCCGACGATCGAGGGACTCACGCTGGCGGCTCGCTGTAAGACTGCGAATCGGGTAGGCGGCGACTACTATGACTTTATTCCGGCAAAGTACGACCAGATTCGCAAGTCCAAATCGGGGCAAATCGAGTCGGATAAGTGGAGTTTGACGATCGGCGATGTCATGGGCAAGGGGGTTCCCGCCGGACTGATCATGACCATGCTGCGGGGAATGCTGCGGGCAGAAGTGCTAAACGCCCACTCGCCGTCCAAAATTTTGCAACACCTGAACCACGTCATGTACGCGGATCTGGAGAATTCCAACCGCTTCGTCACCCTGTTCTACTCTGAGTACGATACCCAAACCCGCACCCTGTCCTTCAGCAACGCCGCCCACCATCCGCCTCTGCTCTGGCAAGCCTCCACGGGAGCGATCAAACGGCTGGATACGATCGGGGCGCTGATCGGACTCGATATGGACACCAAATACTACGAATCGAAAGTCCAGCTCCAGCCCGGAGATACCCTGATCTACTACACCGACGGCTTCACCGACGCAGCAAACCAGCAGGGCGATCGCTTCGACGAGGAAAATCTGATGCGCCATTTCCAGTGGGCGTGCCGTCACTGCGAAACCCCTCAGTCCATCCTGGAATATCTCTTCGATCAGGTACAGCGGTTTGTGGGAGCCGATCGAACGAATGACGATGATATGACGTTAATTGTGATGCAGGTACCGCAGGAACAGGAAGTAGACGGGTAGAATGCGGGCGTGAGCTAAGATCACAGCAACTCATTCGATCGCCTCAAAACCCGCCTCAGAACTATGTACAGACCCGCTGCTTTCCAGGAAGATAGCACCGAAAAACTGGTGTCCTTCATGCGAGCCAACAGCTTTGCGACGCTGGTTTCGATCGTAGAAGGCATTCCCTTTGCCTCCCATATTCCGCTGGTTGTGGTGCAGGAGGACGATCGCGTAAAGCTTATCGGTCATCTGGCAAAGCAGAATCCACAGGCGCAGGTTTTAAGTACGGGAGAATCCCTGGCAATTTTCACGGGGGCACACGCCTACATCTCGCCCAAACTGTACGAAAAGCACGAAAACGTCCCCACCTGGAACTACATTGCCGTCCATGCCTACGGAGTAGCGCAACCGATCACGCTCAAGGATTCCCCCGATTCGATGAACGAAATGATCGACGGCATGATTGATGCCTACGAAGCTGATTATCGATCGCAATGGCACAGCTTATCGAACGGGTACCGAGAAGGAATGATGAACGGGATTGTGGGTTTCGAGATGACGGTAATGCGATTAGAAGGGAAATATAAGCTCAGTCAGAATCGCAACCAAGCGGAACAACAAAATGTATCCCGTGTCCTATTAGAAAGTGACGATCCGGCAGCACAGGCGATCGACTTAGAAATGCAGCAAAGCCTTATGAATCAATAGAAGTAACTTCAATAGGAGTAACTATTATTTCCACTTTAGCCCCATTCGATCGATGCGTCCCTTTGCTAAAGCGGTGTATCGCTTCAGATGGGTGAGCGGATTCAGATAGCGCCGAATCAACGTCGAAATATCGCTAATCTGATCGGGATTCGATCGCCAGATGCCCAAACTTTCCCCATCCCATTGACCATTAAGAAACAAATTCCGGCAGGCGCGACGCTGAATCTTGCCGCTGGGCGTTTTCGGCAAACCTCCGGGCTTCAGCAAAACGATCGCATAAACATCGACAAAATGTTCCTGAAATAATCGCCAGCGAATTAGCTCTGTGACTTCCCCAATCGAAACGCGATCGCGATAGCTGCGCTCCACTTCCTGAGCAATCACCAGGCGATCTTCGTTATTCACGGGCACAGAAAACGCTGCGCCGCTATTGGTACGAAAGGCAGGATGGCTCTCCTGTACCGTTTGTTCCAGGCGATCGGGGTATTGATTGAATCCCCAAAACACCATCACATCGTTCAGCCGTCCCGTAATAAACAGATTGCCGTCCTGCACAAAGCCCAGATCGCCCGTTTGCAGGAAAGTCCCTTCACTCAAATCCCCCTCTGCCAGGACTGCGCCGAAGGTCTGCTGCGTTAACTCCGGCTGATTCCAGTAGCCTTTGCCTAAACCCGAACCCGCTACCCAAATTTCGCCAACGCGATCTTCCGCACAGCGGATTTTTGTGACCGGATCGACAATCATCACTTTGCCGTCCAGCCAGGGTTGCCCACAGGACACCATCGATCGCGTCCGCTTCGCTTTCCCGTCTGCATCCACAATTTGATTTTTCTCCAGGGCAGCTTCATCGATCGTCTTCACAATGGGCGGCTCATTCTTTTTGCCCCCTGTAATCAGCAGCGTCGCCTCCGCCATGCCGTAGCAGGGATAAAACGCCTCCCGCCGGAAACCGCATTCCGCAAATATTTCCGAGAAGCGATCGAGCGTCTCAATCCGGACGGGTTCTGCGCCCGTAAATGCCACCTCCCAGGAACTCAGATCAAGCTGCTGTCGCTGGGCATCCGTCACCTGACGGCACAGCAAATCGTAGGCAAAGTTCGGTGCGCCGCTGGTGGTTGCTTTGTACTGCGAAATTGCCTGAAGCCAGCGCACGGGTTTCTGCACAAAGTCGATCGGCGACATCAGCACACAGGACGCCCCCAGGTAGATCGCTTGCAGCACATTTCCAATCAGCCCCATGTCATGAAACAGTGGCAGCCAGCCGACGCCGATCGATCGCTCCGTATGACCAAAGGCAAGCTGAAGCATTTTTTGATTCTGCATCAGACAGTCGTGGGTAATCATGACGCCCTTTGGCTTCCCCGTCGAGCCGGACGTGTATTGTAGAAACGCAAGCTGGTCAGGAGCGATCGCCTGCGGGTTCCAGTTAGCCTCAGCCGACGAGTTAGATAAATTGGCGGTAATTAGCCATTGCAAACTCTCATCCGGAAGCTGACCCTTGAGCCGATTCATCAGCGATTGAGTTGTTAATCCAATCGTCGCCTCCGCATCTTTACAGCGATCGGACAGTTCATAAGCCGCATGACGGTTGCGCGGTGGATGGCACGGCACTGCAATCACTCCCGCATACAAACAGCCCAGAAACGCAGCAATAAAATCGCTCGCTCCTTCGTAGGGATACACCAGCAACGCCCGACTTCCCACCGGAACAGTTTGACTCAGATGAGCCGCGATCGTCCGCGCCCGTCGATCGAGATCCGCATAGGTAATTCGCTCTGCCTCATTGCCTTCCTTCAGGAAAATAAAGGCATTATCCTGCGGTTGGGCTTGACCTCGGAGAGTGAGGAGATCGACCAGGGTGGATTGGGGCATAAGGAATAATTCGTGGGACGATCGAAGTTAGTTTAGCGGGGAAGTGAATTTGGCGAAAGCAGCAGGAATTTCCAGGCGTTTAAACCATCAGCTCAATCATCAGCGTGGAATATGGATCAGTCTACTGATTCCGCTCTGGTTTGGGCTGGTTTCCCTGGCGTATCGGCTCAGCCATCAGCTCATTGTGCAGGACGATCAGCGGCTCCATCTGGTTTGGCTTCAGCAGTGGATCGATCCGCAGCTTTTCCAGAATGATCTGATTGCCCGGTACTACCAGTCGATTCAGCCGATCGGCTTTCGGGCATTCTACTGGTTTGCCGCCCAAATTGGGATAGAGCCAGTGGTTCTTGCCGCTGTGCTGCCGCTCATCCTGGCTCTTATCAGCAGCTTCTTCCTGTATCGGCTTACTTTCCGCCTCTTGCCCCATCCGCTGGCACCGCTGATAGCCGTCCTGCTGTTCAATCAAAATATTTGGTGCAAAGACGATCTGGTTTCCGCCTCACCGCGATCCTTTGCCTACCCGCTGCTTATCCTGTTTCTGGATGCGATCACCCGCTTTTCGGTCAATTCGTTGACTGCCCACAGCTCAAACGGTTCGGGAGTTCCTCAGAATTGGGGGGTTAGGGGGCAGTTCAGAATTCAGCAGTCTCCATTCGTTCTCGCGATCGCCTGTCTCCTCATCCTGACCCTCCAGGGTTTGTTCTACCCCCAAATCATGCTGGTCTCGCTGGGCGTACTCTGGCTGCGGCTCCTCTCCTGGCGACAGGGCAAACTCCGCTTGAGCTGCGATCGGTTCGATTACGGATTAGCGAGCGCCGGACTGATGCTGACCGGAATCATCCTGCTGTTCTTCTCCCAAACTGCCAGCGAATTTGGCGACATCTTCAGCGCAGAACAGATGCGATCGATGCCCGAATTTTTGCCCGGAGGCAGGCGGGTTTATTTTGGAGTCAGTTCCCTGCGGTTCTGGTTTGCAGGCGCAAGCGGACTGCGATTTCCTCTGTTTCCCCCCATTCTATGGGCAGCGGCCGGCTTACCGTTAATCTGTGCTTTCAAAAAGCGATCGGCTTCAGAACAGGTAAGCTCCCCCAGACCCGAAATTACTGTTCTCGCCCAAGTTCTCCTCGCCCAGGTCATCCTCGCCTCGATCGGACTATTTGCCCTCGCCCATCTCACCTTCCCGCTGCTGTACCTTCCCAGTCGCTACACCTTCTACAGCTCTAGAGTCGTCCTGCCGATCGCCGCTGGAATCACTCTGACGATTTTGATCGATCGCTTCTGGCAGTGGCTCCGCCTCCGAAAAACAATCGGTCTAACCCTGCGCGAGCGAATGCTGACTAACCTCGTAGCGCTATTGGCGATCGTCGTCGTGATAGTGCCCGCGATGCCGCCGCTATTTCTTTCCAATCAGGGCTGGATTACGGGTACGGAAAGCAAGCTCTACTCCTTCCTGTCAGCCCAACCCGAATCTAGCGTGATCGCCTCTGTAGCCAATGTAACAGACAATATTCCTGCCTTCTCGCAGCGATCGGTCTTATTTAGTCCAGAACTAGCAATGCCCTACCATGCTAATTTCTATCAGCAAATGCAGCAGCGAATAACCGATATCATTCAGGCACAGTACAGCCAGAACTTATCAACTGTTAAATCGGTGATTGAGAAATACAAAATCGATCTATGGATTGTCGAATCAGAAAGTTTCAATTCGGATTACTTATTGTCGCAATCCTGGTTAATGAATAGCTCCATGCGATCGATTGTACAGATAGCAAGTACAGCTCTTCAGCAACAGGAATCCTTTGTTCTGAGGGAGCTGAGCCAGCAATGTACGGTTTTCTCTGAGGGCTTGCATTCCGTTATAGATGCGGATTGTATTTTGCAACACTCAATTTCGCAGCGCCCAAACGGCATGAATTCCTAAACGATCTCCTTAGCCCCTAAAAAACGATTGAGGATGAGTCCTCACGAACTCTGCCCTGCGACAGAAGCAGAGGGGATCGGAGCAGTCCCCGTAGTTCCACAGACGAGCTTTATAAAGACGATCGACCCGCTCGGAAAGTTGCGTCCGACACCTCCGTAGATTCGCCAAGATCGCCACCTGTAAACTTCAACAAACATAACAAAAATTGCCCTTAAAACCAGTCTCCCAATGCAGAAATCCTGTGTTAGGCTAATACTGAGGAATTTCAAAAATTCATTCAACCGTTACAACGAACTGGCTACCAGAGCTAGTTCTACTTCGCTTCGCTGATGTACCCAATAAACGTCTGTGCAGTATCGTCTTTCATGCGAAAGGTCGTTAGAAGCACGGAGTTTTAGATAGCTAAACCTAGCATTCAGATTTTCTGAAGGTAAGTCATGTCCCTGGATATAAATACTGGGACGAGTTTAGGTTTAGTGTCAGAAAGCAAGTAGTTCCAATTAACCTGGTTTTGCTGTCTGCTGCTTGTGCAAGCCGTGCAAGTGAGCGATCGGTTTGTCTGTATTTTCTTCATTCTGTGAGTGGTAACACTCAAAGCTATTTCCGTATCTTTATTTCTAACTGACACCGTCCTATGACTTACGATTCTATTCCGCTCATTATTCCGGTACTGGCAACAGGGTATCTACTCGCAGTGTATTTACTGCTGCGCTTAGCTCAGCGTTCTCGCGCATAGAAAATCTGCTGAATCCATACCAAATCTCTGTCAGGAAAAATTCTGTCAAAAAACTGGGGCGAGCCTTCTCGCCCTAATCTGTTCGACAACGTGATCGCTTAGTTCCAATTCAGTCTAGTCCGCCAGTTCCAGCGACATTAACTGCTTCGCCAGTGTTGCCACATCAATCTGCTCAACGATCGGCAAGCAACCCAGCCACTGTACCGAGAGCTGGGCAAAGGCTTCTGGACAACCGCTGACACAGAACTGAGTCGGCATTGCCGTGCGCGTGCTTCGTAGACCGAGCATTTCTAGCTCCTTTGACGCTGCCCGTACCAGATAGGCTGCCGGGTCAATCAATCGAACCGATCGCGGCAGGATAGATTTTAGCACGGGTGCCAGGTGCGGGTAGTGCGTACAGCCGTACACCAGCGTATCAATTTGCTGTTCCAGCAGCGGCGCGAGGTAGGTCTTGGCAACCTGGCGGGTATAGGGGTCGTGAATCCGGTTCTGCTCAATCAGCGGCACAAACTCAGGACAGCCCTGCTGCCAGACTTCAATATCCGGGTTAATTTCCTGGATTGCACGTCGATAGGCGTTGCTGGCTGCCGTAGCAGGGGTTGAGATTACGCCAATGCGTCGCCCGTGCTGAACAGCGGCTCTGGCTCCTGGCAGAATCACCCCCAGGATGGGAATGTCAAACTCCTGCTGCACCTGTTCCAACACCAGCGCAGAACTCGTGTTGCAAGCCATAATTACCATTTTGACGCCCTGCTGCTGCATCCAGAGCATGATCTCTCTGACAAATTGCAGGATTTCCGCCTGGGTGCGCGTACCGTAGGGCAGTCGAGCCGTGTCGCCAAAATAAAGAATCGATTCGTTGGGCAACTGTCGATACAGTTCTCGCAGCACCGTTAAACCACCCACCCCACTATCAAACACACCAATCCGGGCACGTTGCCGATCGTTGATTTGAATTTGGGTCACAGGCTGAACAGAGGATTGCGGGAATGTCATAGGGTGGGATGGGCTTAGGGAAACCTGAGGCAGGGACGGCTCAGTCTGCTCTTTCTGAACGGAAGTTGGAATCAAAGGTTTCATCCGGGAAGTGCGGTAAAAAAGAGAGCGTTAGCTTAAAGGTCATCAGCGTGAGTCAGCAGGTGCGAGGAGGTTAAGACGGTTTATATAATAGACGCTACGGATAGCGTTGGATTAGTGACAAAACGTAATCTTACTGTACAGCTAGCGTACCAAACGATACGAGAATACCACCTGTGAAGCAAACTGGCAGATTTTAACGCGAGTCTTGCACCGACTCCTGACTGCCCGTCTCAGCGATCGCTTCTGCCGCAGGTTCAGCAGAGGGCATCTGAAAGGCAAGCCGCAGCAACGGCGGAGCCACAAAGGTCGTCAGAATAACCATCACAATAATGGCGGCATTCAGCGATTCCGAAAGAACACCTGTAGCAGATCCTACGCCAGCAAACACTAGCCCTACTTCCCCCCGTGGAATCATTCCAATCCCGATCGCCAGTCGATTAATTCCCGGTTGCCCGAAAACTGCCAGCCCCGTGACAATCTTGCCGATGATGGCAACGACCACCAGGAACGCGGCGATGATCAGCCCTTCCCGGTTGCCAGGATCAAAGGGATTCAGCACGCTCACATCAGTTTTCGCCCCGACAACGACAAAGAAGATCGGCACAAAGATATCGGCGATCGGGATCACCTGCTCGCTAATGTCGTGTTGCTTTTCCGTTTCCGCCAGAATTAGTCCGGCAGCGAATGATCCAAGAATTGCCTCAAGCTGAATCGCAGCTCCCAGATATGCCAGCACCAGCGCAAAGGTCATTGCAGGCAGGATGAGCTTGCCGCGGGTTTGAATGTTCTCTGTCAACGCCACAAAATAGGGACTCAGCAGCCGCCCCAGGAAGATTGCGCCAATCAGAAAAACGCAGGCTCCCACAATTAAATAGATGACGTTGCCAACCTGAATTTCTCCCGTCTTTGCCAAACTTGCCACGACCGCCAGCACAATAATGCCCAGCACGTCATCCAAGACCGCTGCGCCAATGATAATCTGCCCTTCGCGAGTGGTGAGCCGCTGGATCTCGGCAAGCACTTTGGCGGTAATTCCAATACTGGTAGCGGTCAAGGCTGCCCCGGCAAACACGGCAGGAATCGCAGGAACCCCAAACAGCAGAATTAAGCCCGCCGTGCCGATCGCAAAGGGAACCGCAACCCCAACCACCGCAACCACCGCAGCCTGCGGACCCACCTTAATCAATTCCTTGAGATCGGATTCCAGTCCGATTTCAAACAGCAGGATAATCACCCCCAACTCCGACAGGACAGAGATGACTTCGCTAATGCCAGAGGCAACGGCAGGGGTCTGCTCTGGAGTCAGTCCCGATGTGGATTGCAGGAAGTCCAGAATTAACGAATTCCAGGTCTGATCGCCTGCTTGCGGAAACACCAGCAGGTTGAATGCCGAAATGCCCACCACCACCCCGCCAATCAATTCTCCCAGGACGGGCGGCAGGTTCAGACGGGCACAGAATTCGCCAATCAGCTTGGATGCTAAGTAAATGATTACCAGGCTCAGCAGCACTCCCGCCAGAATCAGCGGGGCATTTTCCGCATCCGGTTCAGAAGCCGATGCCAGAAGCGGAACCGAAAGCCTAGAGAAGTCAGAAATTGCCCAAGCCGCGTAGTCAACCATGCCGTTGGCAGAACTCATCCAGTCTACTCTACATGGTTCTTCACATCTTGCAAAATAGCTGTGTGACGGATATGAGGAAATGTAGACGACTAAACAAACACCCGATGATTTAAAGAAGGCATTTGCCGCCGAACCTGTTCCAGACGGGCTGGCTCGATCGCCGCCAAAGCAATTCCCGGCTGATCCCCCGCATCGGACAAAATAATACCCCAGGGGTCAATAATTACAGCGTGTCCGTGGGACTGACGCATCGCGTTGTGTTTTCCAGTTTGGGCAGGCGCAATCACGTAGCAGGTATTTTCGATCGCCCTTGCCTGAAGCAGCACCTGCCAGTGATCTTTTCCGGTGTACGCCGTAAATGCAGCGGGGACAAACAGCACCTCCGCACCCATCTGGGAAAGGTGGCGGTAGAGTTCAGGGAAGCGAACGTCGTAGCAAACCGAAAGTCCGAGATGTCCCAGTTCCTTTGATGGATAAACGGGCGGCAGACGCATTCCGGCAAGCACAGCTTTGGATTCCTGGTAAGTGTTGCCATCCGGTAGATTCACGTCAAACAAATGCACCTTTTCATAGCGGGACAGTTCTTCGCCGCTGCTGCCCACCAAGAGAGCCGTATTGTAAACTTTGCCTGTTTCGCTGGGCACTGGGAAGCCCCCACCCAGGAGGGTAATCTGATAGCGTTGTGCCATCGTCTTCAGGAATTTCTCGCTCCGCTGAGCGATCGTCTCTGCCTGGTCAAGTTTGGCCTGCTCATCTCCCAGAAACGAGAAGTTTTCAGGCAAACAAACGAGTTCTGCCCCCTGCCGCACTGCCAAATCAATTAGATCTTCTGCCTGTGCCAGATTTTTCTCCAGATCTGGCTGACTGTTCATTTGCACTGCCGCAGCAAGGTAGGACTTCATAAAAATAACCAGTTCGTCACGATGATTGGGTGGGGATCGCCCGGATATCCTCAGTTTAATTGGTTTACGGAGCCAATTAACGGGGGTTGTAATGATTTCAAACTTCGGATTTCCAACGATAGAGGGATGCGGTGAGCCGGAGCGAGTTCCCGTTTTGCTAATAGATTACCCCCGCTAGGCAAGGAGTTTACAAAACCTGTAATCCTAACCTGCCCTGGATAAAGTCCCAGTGAAATCTGATCGCAGCCCATTTGCGAAGCTCCATCCATCGGGTTTAATCTAATTATGTTTCGCTAGGGCAGGGTTAAATCGTGCATCTTGACCTGCCTCAGCCGCAGAAAGCCCCCCCACCCAGCCTTTTCAGTGAAAGCTCATCACTGAAGGCACAGCATCAAAAGACTATCGCTAATAAAAGCGAGGCAAACCAGGGAAGCCAATCCTTCGCCCTCAGCATCCGTCTTAGAAGTCACTATGATCGACTTGAGAGACTTAGATAGGGCAGAAGCCGAAAGCACCGCATCACCAATTGAATAGCTCAACACCCCTGAATCAGGAGACAGCAAGCTAGCCTACCTATTTTTGGGCTAGGTTCCGTTCGTTCATTGTGCCCATCTAGCTCGATGCCGCTGCGTTCTTGTCAAGGCTCGACGTTTAGACTGCCACCATCAGGAAGTATGCAATCTGCGCCAGCATCCCTGGCTTTAACCTGTGGTTGTTCAGATTATGAGTAAGATGTCAAACCTGACTCCCTCTACTGCCTTTTTGCGTCCATTAGAATTTCTTCAGCAGCACCCATCCTTATTTGATGCTGTTCTGGCAGACTGCAATTATGCCCTCAATGAGGTGTCGCGGCTCATGCAGCCTGCGCTGACTGCCATTGAGCGCTGCCAGCGAACCCCTTACTACATTCAAGCCTTCACGATCGGCAACACGCGCTTCTTAATGACAAACGCAGCAGAGCAGATGAGCGAAATTACGCCCAATGCTTTGACCTGGATTATTGGTCGCAGTCCCGCCTGTGGCATTTCAGTCTCCCATCGCACCGTGTCCCGCTGTCATGCCGTCATTGGGTACCAT from Leptolyngbya ohadii IS1 includes the following:
- a CDS encoding GAF domain-containing SpoIIE family protein phosphatase is translated as MTAVPAPRQPQPPDFTGGTSPPADITPVFALKELVSRLHREQNKIQDLLSSLGFALRSFKNLNQFLELTPLIAARVTDADGGALVLFKPNGQMRLERLHCQDNQCQDVKIAIETATRQLTAVANAHYNGKITAIPNRTATLDYHVNHFLGPSVQLFGTAILTKNVERGRLYVFSRDPDYTWTETRQKLVRLVADQTAVAIENDELTVELRKKERLDRELEIGAEIQYQLLPRQCPTIEGLTLAARCKTANRVGGDYYDFIPAKYDQIRKSKSGQIESDKWSLTIGDVMGKGVPAGLIMTMLRGMLRAEVLNAHSPSKILQHLNHVMYADLENSNRFVTLFYSEYDTQTRTLSFSNAAHHPPLLWQASTGAIKRLDTIGALIGLDMDTKYYESKVQLQPGDTLIYYTDGFTDAANQQGDRFDEENLMRHFQWACRHCETPQSILEYLFDQVQRFVGADRTNDDDMTLIVMQVPQEQEVDG
- a CDS encoding FMN-binding negative transcriptional regulator — translated: MYRPAAFQEDSTEKLVSFMRANSFATLVSIVEGIPFASHIPLVVVQEDDRVKLIGHLAKQNPQAQVLSTGESLAIFTGAHAYISPKLYEKHENVPTWNYIAVHAYGVAQPITLKDSPDSMNEMIDGMIDAYEADYRSQWHSLSNGYREGMMNGIVGFEMTVMRLEGKYKLSQNRNQAEQQNVSRVLLESDDPAAQAIDLEMQQSLMNQ
- a CDS encoding fatty acyl-AMP ligase; the encoded protein is MPQSTLVDLLTLRGQAQPQDNAFIFLKEGNEAERITYADLDRRARTIAAHLSQTVPVGSRALLVYPYEGASDFIAAFLGCLYAGVIAVPCHPPRNRHAAYELSDRCKDAEATIGLTTQSLMNRLKGQLPDESLQWLITANLSNSSAEANWNPQAIAPDQLAFLQYTSGSTGKPKGVMITHDCLMQNQKMLQLAFGHTERSIGVGWLPLFHDMGLIGNVLQAIYLGASCVLMSPIDFVQKPVRWLQAISQYKATTSGAPNFAYDLLCRQVTDAQRQQLDLSSWEVAFTGAEPVRIETLDRFSEIFAECGFRREAFYPCYGMAEATLLITGGKKNEPPIVKTIDEAALEKNQIVDADGKAKRTRSMVSCGQPWLDGKVMIVDPVTKIRCAEDRVGEIWVAGSGLGKGYWNQPELTQQTFGAVLAEGDLSEGTFLQTGDLGFVQDGNLFITGRLNDVMVFWGFNQYPDRLEQTVQESHPAFRTNSGAAFSVPVNNEDRLVIAQEVERSYRDRVSIGEVTELIRWRLFQEHFVDVYAIVLLKPGGLPKTPSGKIQRRACRNLFLNGQWDGESLGIWRSNPDQISDISTLIRRYLNPLTHLKRYTALAKGRIDRMGLKWK
- the murI gene encoding glutamate racemase, which codes for MTFPQSSVQPVTQIQINDRQRARIGVFDSGVGGLTVLRELYRQLPNESILYFGDTARLPYGTRTQAEILQFVREIMLWMQQQGVKMVIMACNTSSALVLEQVQQEFDIPILGVILPGARAAVQHGRRIGVISTPATAASNAYRRAIQEINPDIEVWQQGCPEFVPLIEQNRIHDPYTRQVAKTYLAPLLEQQIDTLVYGCTHYPHLAPVLKSILPRSVRLIDPAAYLVRAASKELEMLGLRSTRTAMPTQFCVSGCPEAFAQLSVQWLGCLPIVEQIDVATLAKQLMSLELAD
- a CDS encoding cation:proton antiporter, which gives rise to MVDYAAWAISDFSRLSVPLLASASEPDAENAPLILAGVLLSLVIIYLASKLIGEFCARLNLPPVLGELIGGVVVGISAFNLLVFPQAGDQTWNSLILDFLQSTSGLTPEQTPAVASGISEVISVLSELGVIILLFEIGLESDLKELIKVGPQAAVVAVVGVAVPFAIGTAGLILLFGVPAIPAVFAGAALTATSIGITAKVLAEIQRLTTREGQIIIGAAVLDDVLGIIVLAVVASLAKTGEIQVGNVIYLIVGACVFLIGAIFLGRLLSPYFVALTENIQTRGKLILPAMTFALVLAYLGAAIQLEAILGSFAAGLILAETEKQHDISEQVIPIADIFVPIFFVVVGAKTDVSVLNPFDPGNREGLIIAAFLVVVAIIGKIVTGLAVFGQPGINRLAIGIGMIPRGEVGLVFAGVGSATGVLSESLNAAIIVMVILTTFVAPPLLRLAFQMPSAEPAAEAIAETGSQESVQDSR
- a CDS encoding carbon-nitrogen hydrolase family protein; amino-acid sequence: MKSYLAAAVQMNSQPDLEKNLAQAEDLIDLAVRQGAELVCLPENFSFLGDEQAKLDQAETIAQRSEKFLKTMAQRYQITLLGGGFPVPSETGKVYNTALLVGSSGEELSRYEKVHLFDVNLPDGNTYQESKAVLAGMRLPPVYPSKELGHLGLSVCYDVRFPELYRHLSQMGAEVLFVPAAFTAYTGKDHWQVLLQARAIENTCYVIAPAQTGKHNAMRQSHGHAVIIDPWGIILSDAGDQPGIALAAIEPARLEQVRRQMPSLNHRVFV
- a CDS encoding FHA domain-containing protein, coding for MVVQIMSKMSNLTPSTAFLRPLEFLQQHPSLFDAVLADCNYALNEVSRLMQPALTAIERCQRTPYYIQAFTIGNTRFLMTNAAEQMSEITPNALTWIIGRSPACGISVSHRTVSRCHAVIGYHPIHEFYITDLSSSNGTRVNHRQLVPSEQYRLQDGDLLQLGGLRLEFLMAAQDRIATIDESTCY